A region of Frederiksenia canicola DNA encodes the following proteins:
- the dsbC gene encoding bifunctional protein-disulfide isomerase/oxidoreductase DsbC: protein MAEVNLQKQLEAVGATNVMLSDSALPGFKTAVSDQGVVQISQDGRFVIYGNIFELKNGKAIDITNQALLSQLESLKDEMIVYPAKNQKHVVTVFMDITCHYCHLLHGKMKEYNDLGITVRYLAFPRGGMNTQTAKQMEAIWTAKDKVFALDEAEKGNLPKEQKTPNIVKKHYELGIKFGVNGTPNIITEEGQVIPGFVEPKELLSMLNQ, encoded by the coding sequence ATGGCTGAAGTGAATTTACAAAAGCAACTTGAAGCCGTTGGGGCAACAAATGTGATGCTATCCGATTCTGCATTACCGGGTTTTAAAACCGCAGTGTCTGATCAAGGCGTTGTACAAATCAGTCAAGATGGTCGTTTTGTGATTTATGGAAATATTTTTGAGTTAAAAAATGGCAAAGCCATTGATATTACAAATCAAGCGTTGCTTTCTCAACTGGAGAGCCTAAAAGATGAAATGATTGTTTATCCCGCGAAGAATCAAAAACATGTGGTCACGGTATTTATGGATATTACTTGCCATTACTGCCATTTATTACATGGAAAAATGAAAGAATATAACGACTTAGGGATTACTGTTCGCTATTTAGCTTTCCCGCGTGGTGGAATGAATACGCAAACCGCAAAACAGATGGAAGCCATTTGGACAGCGAAAGACAAGGTGTTTGCTTTGGATGAAGCGGAAAAAGGAAACTTACCAAAAGAGCAAAAAACACCCAATATTGTTAAAAAACATTATGAGTTAGGCATCAAATTTGGGGTAAATGGCACACCAAATATTATCACTGAAGAAGGCCAAGTTATTCCAGGCTTTGTAGAGCCAAAAGAATTACTCAGTATGCTTAACCAATAA
- the recJ gene encoding single-stranded-DNA-specific exonuclease RecJ has translation MQKIIKRRPLLTTENLSEIPLLNRLYQARGVVSRRELELSLKHLHNPNLLVNIEQAVELLWQSYQTQARIVIVGDFDADGATSTALAILALRQFGFQSVDYLIPDRFSQGYGLSVDVAKMVIAKGADLVLTVDNGISSFDGINLLKSHQIKVLVTDHHLPSDELPAADAMVNPNLAACDFPSKSLAGVGVIFYVMVALRAKLRQENVFEGKPEPNITELLDLVALGTVADVVPLDHNNRILIAQGLHRIRSGHCRVGIQALAEVSKRDLASLQASDLGFAIAPRLNAAGRLENMSLGVELLISDNLSEARQLALELDALNQTRKEFEQEMKSEALAICAKLPNIADSDSAHGIILYQPDWHQGVIGILASRIKDQFHRPVIAFAQDDAEGKFLRGSARSISGVHIRDLFERIDTYHPNLLVKFGGHAMAAGLTIAEENLGLFQQIFNQTLQDFVEPEQLTGVIYTDGELAHNELNLATAELIKNAGPWGQHFAEPLFEGEFRILQQRLVGERHLKLLVESRDGMLLDAIWFNVDLRQYPDLSIKSARLVYRLEINEFRGNRNIQLMIENLSI, from the coding sequence ATGCAAAAAATCATTAAACGTCGTCCGTTGCTGACTACGGAGAACCTATCTGAAATTCCCCTTTTAAATCGCCTTTACCAAGCTCGAGGCGTGGTATCTCGCAGAGAATTGGAACTCTCTTTAAAACATCTACATAATCCAAATTTACTCGTAAATATAGAGCAAGCGGTTGAGCTGTTATGGCAAAGTTATCAAACACAAGCACGCATTGTGATTGTTGGGGATTTTGATGCCGATGGTGCAACAAGTACAGCACTAGCCATTTTAGCATTGCGACAATTCGGTTTTCAGTCTGTTGATTATCTCATTCCTGATCGTTTTTCCCAAGGATACGGGCTAAGTGTTGATGTCGCCAAAATGGTGATCGCAAAAGGGGCTGATTTAGTGCTGACGGTCGATAACGGCATTTCATCTTTCGATGGCATTAATTTACTGAAATCTCATCAAATCAAAGTGTTGGTGACGGATCACCATTTACCTTCAGACGAATTACCCGCAGCTGATGCGATGGTCAATCCAAATCTGGCTGCTTGCGATTTTCCTTCGAAGTCATTAGCGGGGGTAGGGGTTATCTTTTATGTTATGGTTGCGTTGCGAGCAAAGTTACGCCAAGAAAATGTATTTGAAGGTAAACCAGAGCCGAATATCACAGAATTACTCGATCTCGTTGCATTAGGTACGGTGGCCGATGTGGTGCCTCTTGATCATAATAATCGTATTTTGATCGCTCAGGGATTACATCGTATTCGTTCAGGCCATTGTCGAGTGGGTATTCAAGCCCTTGCAGAAGTCAGTAAACGTGATCTAGCCAGCTTGCAAGCCAGTGATCTTGGCTTTGCGATTGCCCCACGCTTGAATGCCGCAGGGCGTTTGGAAAATATGTCGCTTGGGGTTGAATTATTGATTAGTGATAATTTATCTGAGGCTCGTCAATTAGCTTTAGAGTTAGATGCACTTAATCAAACCCGTAAAGAGTTTGAGCAAGAAATGAAAAGCGAAGCGTTAGCAATTTGTGCCAAGCTTCCTAATATTGCAGACAGTGATTCTGCTCATGGCATCATATTGTACCAACCAGATTGGCATCAAGGCGTGATTGGTATCTTGGCTTCTCGCATTAAAGATCAATTCCATCGACCTGTAATAGCGTTTGCTCAAGACGATGCTGAAGGAAAATTTTTACGAGGATCAGCACGATCGATTTCAGGCGTTCATATTCGTGATTTATTTGAGCGAATTGACACTTATCATCCTAATCTGTTAGTCAAATTTGGCGGGCATGCAATGGCAGCGGGGTTGACTATTGCGGAAGAAAACTTAGGGTTATTTCAGCAAATATTTAACCAAACTCTTCAAGACTTTGTTGAGCCAGAACAATTAACTGGCGTTATTTATACTGATGGTGAATTAGCTCACAATGAATTAAATTTAGCAACCGCAGAATTAATCAAAAATGCAGGGCCTTGGGGACAACATTTTGCCGAACCTTTATTTGAAGGAGAGTTTCGTATTTTACAACAACGTTTAGTTGGAGAAAGACACCTTAAATTACTTGTCGAAAGCCGTGATGGAATGCTGTTAGATGCGATATGGTTTAATGTTGATTTACGGCAATATCCTGATTTATCAATAAAATCAGCAAGATTAGTGTATAGATTAGAAATAAATGAATTCCGTGGCAATCGAAATATTCAGCTTATGATAGAAAATTTATCAATTTAA
- a CDS encoding OmpA family protein: MNKTISRSLLLTSVALAVTACGNLSKVSDEGTTDNPVFPKISESKFNHDGSQFGSWPNWENVRQIERGMNKDELYNLIGRPHFAEGLYGVREWDYAFNYRENGMHKICQFKILFDKNMNAQSFYWYPNGCNGNSAFNLSGDFLFDFDKDTLTAKGKEVVDNVAAQLKSSGAQQVKIAGYTDRLGSEQYNLNLSQRRANMVKARLAQQGVTAQMDAVGYGKANQVKACDGVHGQELRDCLRPNRRVEISANGGVMKQNEGGNVAGPNGPTPLYQTPSYDGNK, from the coding sequence ATGAACAAAACAATTTCTCGCAGTCTACTATTAACAAGTGTTGCTCTTGCTGTAACAGCTTGTGGTAATTTAAGCAAAGTATCTGATGAAGGTACTACTGACAATCCAGTTTTCCCAAAAATTTCTGAATCTAAGTTTAACCACGATGGTTCACAATTTGGTTCTTGGCCAAACTGGGAAAATGTTCGTCAAATTGAACGTGGTATGAACAAAGACGAGCTTTATAACTTAATTGGTCGTCCACACTTTGCGGAAGGTTTATACGGTGTTCGTGAATGGGACTACGCATTCAACTATCGTGAAAACGGTATGCACAAAATCTGTCAATTTAAAATTTTATTTGACAAAAATATGAATGCACAAAGCTTCTACTGGTATCCAAATGGTTGTAACGGTAATTCAGCCTTCAACTTAAGTGGTGATTTCTTGTTTGATTTCGACAAGGACACTTTAACAGCAAAAGGTAAAGAGGTCGTTGATAATGTTGCTGCACAATTAAAATCTTCTGGTGCTCAACAGGTGAAAATTGCTGGTTATACCGACCGTTTAGGTTCAGAACAATATAACTTGAACCTTTCACAACGCCGTGCAAATATGGTTAAAGCACGTTTAGCACAACAAGGCGTAACAGCACAAATGGATGCAGTAGGCTACGGTAAAGCTAACCAAGTGAAAGCTTGTGATGGTGTTCACGGTCAAGAGTTAAGAGACTGCTTACGTCCTAACCGTCGTGTAGAAATCTCTGCAAACGGTGGTGTAATGAAGCAAAATGAAGGTGGCAATGTCGCAGGTCCAAATGGTCCTACACCACTTTATCAAACACCATCATATGACGGTAACAAATAA
- a CDS encoding pyridoxal phosphatase, which produces MFYQAIAFDLDGTLLTSQATILDSSKQAIKQAQALGLKVFIVTGRHHTAVRPYYHELGLDTPVVCCNGTYLYDFKQDKVLWGNPLTTAQANFLVKSAQELGIHVAIYTRDSMTYEQLNAHFTKFLKWVDSCEDSVRPSVKQVNFPELLDGNTLIWKVLISDPDLEKMQNFVEKLPLDQFSPEWSWVDRVDITAQGNSKGECLTELLKLENIDPKNVIAFGDNFNDISMLSTVGMGIAMGESEQEVQQHAKMTIGSNNEDSIAQTLNQLLGIVK; this is translated from the coding sequence ATGTTTTACCAAGCTATTGCATTTGACCTTGATGGTACTTTATTGACTAGCCAAGCCACAATCTTAGATTCTAGTAAACAAGCAATTAAGCAAGCCCAAGCCTTGGGATTGAAAGTTTTTATTGTGACAGGACGCCATCATACAGCGGTACGTCCTTACTATCACGAACTCGGTTTGGATACACCAGTAGTTTGTTGTAACGGCACCTATCTTTATGATTTTAAACAGGATAAAGTGCTATGGGGTAATCCACTGACCACAGCACAAGCCAATTTTCTGGTGAAGTCAGCTCAAGAACTTGGTATCCACGTTGCAATTTATACACGAGATAGCATGACTTACGAACAACTCAATGCGCATTTCACCAAGTTTCTCAAATGGGTGGATAGCTGCGAAGATAGTGTACGACCAAGTGTCAAGCAGGTGAATTTCCCCGAACTGTTAGATGGTAATACCTTAATTTGGAAAGTGCTCATTAGTGATCCTGATCTGGAAAAAATGCAAAATTTTGTTGAAAAGTTACCGCTTGATCAATTCAGTCCTGAATGGTCTTGGGTCGATCGCGTTGATATTACGGCTCAAGGAAACAGCAAAGGGGAATGTTTAACAGAATTGCTGAAACTTGAAAATATTGATCCCAAAAATGTGATTGCCTTTGGTGATAACTTCAATGATATTAGTATGTTATCTACTGTTGGTATGGGCATTGCGATGGGGGAGTCAGAGCAAGAAGTTCAACAGCATGCTAAAATGACCATCGGCTCAAACAATGAAGATAGCATTGCTCAAACCTTGAACCAGTTATTAGGGATCGTCAAATGA
- a CDS encoding GNAT family N-acetyltransferase: protein MIIRKSQPADFQYILGIYNQAIPTHQVTADLFLATQQSRQGWFDFHLNSEKYPLWTVEDGTGIAGWFSFSPFYERPAFVHTSEISIYLDASAKGKGYGSKIIQYMQDVMLDHEIHTLMAYVFEMNQVSQSLMKKHQFECWGRFPNIANMGKDEQGKDKWRTLLMMSYQKGITSGEIHE, encoded by the coding sequence ATGATTATCCGCAAATCACAACCAGCTGATTTTCAATACATTTTAGGTATTTACAACCAAGCTATCCCCACTCATCAAGTCACCGCCGATCTGTTTTTGGCGACACAACAAAGCCGTCAAGGTTGGTTTGATTTCCATTTAAATAGCGAAAAATACCCGCTTTGGACGGTGGAGGATGGCACAGGAATTGCAGGATGGTTTAGTTTTTCGCCATTCTATGAGCGACCTGCTTTTGTGCATACTTCTGAAATTAGCATCTATCTCGATGCATCTGCTAAAGGCAAAGGATATGGCTCAAAAATCATTCAATATATGCAAGATGTGATGCTCGATCATGAAATTCATACGCTGATGGCGTATGTGTTTGAGATGAACCAAGTCAGCCAAAGCTTGATGAAAAAGCATCAATTTGAATGTTGGGGGCGTTTCCCAAATATTGCAAATATGGGAAAAGATGAGCAGGGTAAAGATAAATGGCGAACGCTGCTAATGATGTCTTATCAAAAAGGCATTACAAGCGGTGAGATTCACGAATAA
- the dapA gene encoding 4-hydroxy-tetrahydrodipicolinate synthase, protein MAKPLFSGSIVALLTPMIDGEISFEDLKKLIEFHINAGTHAIVLVGTTGESTTLTIDEQVRLIKKGVEYAAGRIPIIAGTGSNSTNEAITLTKLLGDSGVAGCLTVVPYYNKPTQEGMYQHFKTIAEASDLPQILYNVPSRTGSDLKPETVARLAKIPNIVGIKEATGDVSRVKQIKELAGEDFIFLSGDDATGLESMKLGGQGVISVTNNLAAADMAKMCELALEGKFEEADEINERLMGLHHDLFIEGNPIPVKWAAYKIGLISQPSLRLPLTLLSEESQPKVLAALQKAGLV, encoded by the coding sequence ATGGCAAAACCGTTATTTTCAGGCAGTATTGTGGCATTACTCACGCCAATGATTGATGGCGAAATTAGTTTTGAAGACTTAAAAAAGCTCATTGAATTCCACATCAACGCAGGAACACATGCTATCGTTTTAGTCGGAACCACAGGTGAATCAACTACACTCACGATTGACGAGCAAGTCCGTTTAATTAAAAAAGGTGTAGAATATGCCGCAGGTCGTATTCCAATTATTGCAGGCACAGGTTCAAACTCAACGAATGAAGCCATTACCTTAACCAAATTACTTGGTGATAGCGGTGTTGCAGGTTGTTTGACCGTTGTGCCTTATTACAACAAGCCAACACAAGAAGGCATGTATCAGCATTTCAAAACCATCGCAGAAGCTTCTGATCTTCCACAAATTCTCTATAATGTCCCAAGTCGTACAGGGAGTGATTTGAAGCCAGAAACCGTAGCACGTTTAGCAAAAATTCCAAATATCGTTGGAATTAAAGAGGCAACTGGCGATGTCAGCCGTGTGAAACAAATTAAAGAGCTTGCGGGTGAGGATTTTATTTTCTTAAGTGGTGATGATGCGACAGGTCTAGAATCGATGAAACTCGGTGGGCAAGGTGTGATTTCTGTTACCAATAACCTAGCTGCTGCCGATATGGCGAAAATGTGCGAATTAGCCTTGGAAGGTAAATTTGAAGAAGCGGACGAAATCAATGAGCGTTTAATGGGGTTACACCATGATTTATTTATCGAAGGTAATCCAATTCCGGTAAAATGGGCAGCCTATAAAATAGGCTTGATTTCGCAACCAAGTTTACGTTTACCGTTGACACTTTTATCAGAAGAATCGCAGCCAAAAGTGCTTGCGGCATTACAAAAAGCAGGACTAGTTTAG
- the folD gene encoding bifunctional methylenetetrahydrofolate dehydrogenase/methenyltetrahydrofolate cyclohydrolase FolD: MSAQIISGSALSSQIKDEIAQQIKQYQEKGKRSPGLAVILVGSDAASQVYVNSKRKSCAEIGIQSKSFDLPQETSEQALLKLIDELNHDESVDGILVQLPLPSHIDTTKVIEAIQPDKDVDGFHPYNVGRLCQRIPTLRACTPYGVMKLLETTGIDLYGKHAVIVGASNIVGRPMALELLLGGCTVTVTHRFTKDLASHIRQADILVVAVGKPQFISGEWVKEGAVVIDVGINRLDGKLVGDVEFDIASQKASFITPVPGGVGPMTVAMLMQNTLQAYQQHIRE; the protein is encoded by the coding sequence ATGTCTGCCCAAATTATTTCAGGTTCTGCCCTTTCAAGCCAAATCAAAGATGAGATCGCTCAGCAAATCAAACAATATCAGGAAAAAGGGAAACGAAGCCCAGGACTAGCTGTTATCTTGGTAGGTTCAGATGCTGCTTCACAAGTTTATGTAAACAGTAAACGTAAAAGCTGTGCTGAAATTGGTATTCAGTCAAAATCATTCGATTTACCACAAGAAACTAGCGAACAAGCGTTACTCAAATTGATTGATGAGTTAAATCATGACGAAAGCGTAGACGGTATTTTAGTACAGCTACCATTGCCTTCTCATATTGATACGACAAAAGTGATTGAAGCAATTCAGCCAGACAAAGATGTCGATGGCTTCCATCCTTATAATGTGGGAAGACTGTGCCAACGCATTCCCACTTTGCGAGCTTGCACGCCTTACGGTGTTATGAAATTGCTTGAAACGACGGGGATTGACTTATATGGGAAGCATGCTGTCATTGTAGGAGCATCAAATATTGTTGGTCGTCCAATGGCATTAGAGTTATTACTCGGTGGTTGTACCGTCACGGTCACTCATCGTTTTACTAAAGATTTAGCCTCACATATTCGTCAAGCCGATATTTTAGTTGTCGCTGTTGGCAAACCTCAGTTTATATCAGGTGAGTGGGTTAAAGAAGGTGCTGTTGTAATTGATGTGGGGATTAATCGTCTTGATGGAAAACTGGTAGGCGATGTTGAGTTTGATATAGCAAGCCAAAAAGCCAGCTTTATTACTCCTGTACCTGGTGGAGTTGGACCGATGACAGTTGCAATGCTGATGCAAAATACGTTGCAAGCCTATCAACAACACATTAGAGAATAG
- the hpt gene encoding hypoxanthine phosphoribosyltransferase: protein MKKHHIETLISREDVHQRIKELGKEINHYYQHNHCESLVVVGLLRGSFMFMADLVRELQLPIEVDFLTASSYGSSTESSRDVKILKDLDGEIHGKDVLIVEDIIDTGFTLDKVREILKLRDPRSVAICTLLDKPSRREVDVPVEWIGFAIPDEFVVGYGIDYAQHYRNLDYIAKVVIDE, encoded by the coding sequence ATGAAAAAACACCACATTGAAACACTTATTTCTCGTGAAGATGTTCATCAACGTATTAAAGAATTAGGTAAAGAAATTAATCATTACTATCAGCATAATCACTGTGAGAGCCTCGTTGTTGTTGGGTTATTACGTGGTTCTTTTATGTTTATGGCTGATCTTGTTCGTGAATTACAATTGCCGATTGAGGTGGATTTTCTAACGGCGTCTAGCTATGGTTCAAGCACAGAATCAAGCCGAGATGTGAAGATCTTAAAAGATCTTGATGGGGAAATTCACGGCAAAGATGTATTAATTGTTGAAGATATTATTGATACAGGCTTTACCCTTGATAAAGTTCGTGAAATTTTGAAGTTACGTGATCCTCGTTCTGTGGCGATCTGTACTTTGCTTGATAAACCTTCTCGTCGTGAAGTTGATGTGCCGGTTGAGTGGATTGGTTTTGCCATTCCTGATGAATTTGTCGTAGGGTATGGAATTGATTATGCTCAACATTACCGCAATTTGGACTACATTGCCAAAGTTGTGATTGATGAGTAA
- a CDS encoding autotransporter domain-containing protein, with protein sequence MKKTTLVLIISTFSMATMAQNVVVFGDSLSDIGQQHWAHKASYYRNGVANPLYNEMLAQMLGSKIQSSSQGGTNYAYSGGVAVGTNSTHTTNQPNVVVQKQIQDYVAKGVNANDLHIVWVGGNDMASILTRALSGSNPVGEVLSGTTEAAAASAMQWATLRQAGVDTAIFPTVPNVLYTPEVFQKFGHSAAERLKQLAGQSVPKFMARLLGNAFLNEFNKNIRKLNSSNQYSLAEFEQARIEALQNTMAGLYQGAFGSALAAKMDQQTATQMLISEYQKAAEQATKATALFNDHTTRALNNVGGNVVRLDIDALFLDLLSRPDAYGLNNTVGVACKTTTTTACTTPAANADQMLFADSFHPNTIAHQVMADYIYTTLNSPKDMVLLSRLAEHNHDLALNIARNESNRNRLHRQEERTVSAFTQHQRQNDGNATFVGLKAQFTPEWQLSATMSQQKQQAKLGTVTADSKTKSFNTTLRYDATKWWVGTGVQVSSNNYKTQRSVKLGSANHAQQAETNGATISAAVFGGYEWRFNNNVIAAISDITYSQNKIAAFGEQHIGPTRLAFAEQKYNELKTGIGAEYRFQGDRFQPFISARWIKDWLNKEQKLGVHLNGSQFKVALPKTDRSWFNLQAGVNYQFAKLPLDLTAYISQDIGRNEEIGGTTANLGLRYQF encoded by the coding sequence ATGAAAAAAACGACACTGGTACTTATTATTTCTACGTTCAGTATGGCCACCATGGCACAGAATGTTGTCGTCTTTGGCGATAGTCTAAGCGATATTGGTCAACAACATTGGGCACACAAAGCGAGCTATTACCGCAACGGTGTGGCAAATCCACTCTATAACGAAATGTTAGCTCAAATGCTTGGCAGTAAAATTCAATCATCAAGTCAAGGAGGTACTAACTACGCTTATAGCGGTGGTGTTGCCGTAGGAACAAATAGTACCCACACTACCAATCAACCCAATGTCGTCGTGCAAAAACAAATTCAAGATTATGTCGCGAAAGGTGTGAATGCAAATGACTTACACATTGTTTGGGTGGGCGGTAATGATATGGCATCAATTCTCACTCGAGCGTTAAGCGGCAGCAACCCTGTTGGTGAAGTACTTTCAGGTACAACCGAAGCGGCAGCAGCCAGTGCCATGCAATGGGCAACGCTCCGTCAAGCAGGCGTAGATACCGCAATTTTTCCCACGGTTCCAAATGTCTTGTACACCCCAGAAGTATTTCAAAAGTTTGGTCACTCTGCAGCAGAAAGACTAAAACAACTGGCAGGACAATCTGTCCCTAAATTTATGGCACGCCTACTCGGAAACGCATTTCTCAATGAGTTTAATAAAAACATAAGAAAGCTCAATAGCTCAAACCAGTACAGTCTTGCTGAGTTTGAACAAGCCCGTATTGAGGCACTCCAAAATACTATGGCTGGTTTATATCAAGGGGCTTTTGGATCAGCACTTGCCGCTAAAATGGATCAACAAACCGCAACACAAATGTTGATTAGTGAATATCAAAAAGCGGCAGAACAGGCTACAAAAGCAACGGCCCTCTTTAATGACCACACCACAAGGGCACTCAATAATGTGGGGGGCAACGTTGTTCGTTTAGATATAGATGCACTTTTCTTGGATTTACTCTCTCGCCCTGACGCCTATGGCTTAAATAATACCGTTGGTGTTGCGTGTAAGACGACAACAACGACAGCGTGTACAACGCCTGCAGCCAATGCAGATCAAATGTTGTTTGCAGACAGCTTCCACCCAAATACTATCGCCCACCAAGTGATGGCGGATTACATTTATACCACGTTAAACTCACCAAAAGATATGGTACTTTTAAGCCGCTTGGCGGAGCATAATCATGATCTTGCATTAAATATCGCTCGTAACGAAAGTAACCGCAACCGTTTACATCGGCAAGAAGAACGCACAGTGAGTGCATTTACTCAACATCAACGTCAAAATGATGGCAATGCGACTTTTGTTGGCTTAAAAGCCCAATTCACTCCAGAATGGCAACTTAGTGCAACAATGAGTCAGCAAAAACAACAAGCCAAACTAGGCACCGTTACGGCTGACAGCAAAACAAAATCATTCAACACGACTTTACGTTATGATGCTACAAAATGGTGGGTTGGAACAGGGGTGCAAGTCAGTAGCAACAATTACAAAACCCAACGTTCAGTGAAATTAGGTTCAGCTAATCATGCACAACAAGCCGAAACAAATGGTGCAACTATTTCTGCTGCGGTATTCGGTGGTTATGAATGGCGATTCAACAATAACGTAATCGCTGCAATTAGCGACATCACCTACAGCCAAAATAAAATTGCTGCCTTTGGTGAGCAACATATAGGACCAACTCGTTTAGCCTTCGCAGAACAAAAATACAACGAACTCAAAACAGGGATTGGTGCAGAATATCGCTTCCAAGGCGATCGGTTCCAACCATTTATTTCTGCACGTTGGATCAAAGATTGGTTAAACAAAGAACAGAAGCTTGGCGTACATTTGAATGGCAGTCAGTTCAAGGTAGCTTTACCCAAAACTGACCGTAGCTGGTTCAACCTCCAAGCCGGCGTAAACTACCAATTTGCAAAACTTCCATTGGATCTGACCGCTTACATTAGTCAAGACATTGGTAGAAATGAAGAAATTGGTGGAACAACGGCGAATTTAGGGTTGCGTTATCAGTTCTAA
- the treR gene encoding trehalose operon repressor TreR, with protein MKKLTINDIAQLSGVGKSTVSRVLNNDPNVSSVTREKVEKIIREQGFQPSKSARAMRGVKNRAVGIIVTRLTSSAENQALSGILPLLYAEQCEPIIVESQFKPSLVKDHLKFFQKRGVDGVILFAFSELDEAMLNGWQQKMVVIARRYPSISSVCYDDHKAVTMLMERLYQQGHRHIHYLGVKDADQTTGFTRHQAYLQFCQQYNLPIRSIQGELGYDWAYRNVQAVISEPISAIVCATDTQAIGVVKYLQEQQRSDIQVCGVGNNPLLHFLFPNVISVDLGFSAVGDFVVDQLFVLLKGEPIQHTVVACQLS; from the coding sequence ATGAAAAAACTCACAATTAACGATATTGCCCAGCTTAGTGGGGTAGGGAAGTCAACGGTTTCCCGTGTACTGAATAATGATCCTAACGTGAGTTCAGTAACGCGTGAAAAAGTGGAGAAAATCATTCGAGAGCAAGGCTTTCAGCCATCAAAATCTGCTCGGGCAATGCGTGGAGTGAAAAATCGGGCAGTGGGAATTATCGTCACACGTTTGACTTCCAGTGCGGAAAATCAAGCTTTGTCGGGTATTTTGCCGTTGTTATATGCCGAGCAGTGTGAGCCGATCATTGTAGAAAGTCAGTTTAAACCATCACTGGTGAAAGATCATCTCAAGTTTTTTCAAAAACGGGGAGTGGATGGCGTGATTTTATTTGCATTTTCCGAATTGGACGAAGCAATGCTAAACGGCTGGCAGCAAAAAATGGTGGTAATTGCACGGCGTTATCCGTCCATTTCATCGGTTTGTTACGACGATCATAAAGCGGTGACCATGTTGATGGAACGTTTGTATCAACAAGGGCACCGCCATATTCACTATTTGGGGGTGAAAGATGCCGACCAAACCACAGGTTTTACTCGTCACCAAGCTTACCTCCAGTTCTGCCAACAGTATAATTTACCCATTCGTTCTATTCAGGGCGAACTTGGCTACGATTGGGCGTATCGCAATGTACAAGCGGTCATTTCCGAACCAATTTCTGCAATTGTATGTGCCACCGATACGCAAGCAATTGGCGTGGTCAAATATTTACAAGAGCAACAACGCAGTGATATTCAAGTCTGTGGCGTGGGTAACAATCCGCTGCTGCATTTCCTATTTCCGAATGTGATCAGTGTCGATCTCGGCTTTTCTGCAGTGGGTGATTTTGTTGTGGATCAACTCTTTGTATTGCTAAAAGGTGAGCCGATTCAACATACTGTAGTCGCCTGTCAATTAAGCTAA